GGGGATTCTGGAGCGTGTATGCTCGGAGCCAAAATTCACGGAAGTGACGGGACACCAAGGTCTCCCTCCCCCTTGTGGGGAGGGGTAAGGGGTGGGGGTGCCTGGCGAGGTCCGTCCAGACAGCAGGGCTGCACATCATGACCATCGACGCGATCACCCTGTCGGTCATCGAAGCCGGGCTTCAGCAGATTTGCGACGAAATGGACCTCGCCTTCTCGCGCTCGGCCTTCTCGCCCATCATCGCCGAAGCCAACGACCGGTCGGACGGCATCTATTCGGCCGTGGACGGCTCGCTGATCGCGCAGGGCGCGGGCGGCCTGCCGGTCTTCGTCGGCGTCATGCAATACTCCACGCGCACGCTGATCGAGATGATCGCGAACGGGCGGTGCCTCGCGCCTGAGCCGGGCGACATCTACATCGTCAACGATCCCTATCTCGGCGGCACGCATCTCATGGATGTGCGGTTCGCCATGCCGGTGTGGCGCGACGGGGCGATCTTCTGCTGGCTGTCGAACACCGGTCACTGGCCGGATATCGGTGGCGCGGTGCCGGGCGGTTTCTCGGCATCGGCGACGTCGGTCGAGCAGGAAGGACTGCGGCTGCCGCCGGTCAAGCTGTTCAAGAAGGGCACGCTCGACCCCGAGATTTACGCCATCATCACATCCAACATCCGCGTCGCAGACCAGCGCATCGGCGACATCAGGGCACAGGCAGCCGCCTTGCAGGTCGGGCAGGACCGGCTGTTCGAAATGCTGGATCGTTACGGAGACGATACGGTCACCAATGCGATCGCGGAACTGCGGTCACGGGCAGCAGCCCAGATGCGCGCCAAGATCGCGACCATCGACGACGGCACCTATCAAGGCGTCGCCTATGTCGATTCCGATGGCGTGGTCGATCAGCCGCTGGAGATCAAGCTCTCGATCGATAAAAAAGGCGATACGCTGATCTTCGACTTCGCCGGATCGAGCCCGCCCTGCATCGGGCCGATGAATTCGGTTCTGGCGACGACCTATTCGTCCGTCTATCTCGCGATGCGCCACATCTTCCCCGACGTGCCGATCAGCGCCGGCGCTTTCGAGCCCTTGCAGATCATCCAGCCGGAAGGGACGTTTCTGGACGCCCGCTATCCGCGCCCGGTCTCCGGCTGCGCGGCGGAGGTGTCGCAACGCATCGCGGAAGCGGTCTTCTCGGCCATGGTGAAGGCGCTGCCCGGCAAGGTGACGGCCGCACCCGCCGGTTCGAGCGGCAATTTCGGGCTCGGCGGGTTCGATCCGCTGCGCGGCCGGCCCTTCGTGCTCTACCAACTTTCGGGCGGCGGCTATGGCGGCAATGACGATCATGACGGCCTCTCGAACGGCTGCTCGACCATCGGCATTTCCAAGTCGCCGCCGGTCGAGATCATGGAGCAGGGCTACCCGATCCTCTACAATCACTACCGCCTGCGCGAAGGGTCGGGCGGCGCGGGCCGCCTGCGCGGCGGCATGGGTCTCGACTACGAGATCGAGCTTCTGCGCGGCGAGGCGCGCGCCTCCTTCGTCATGGATCATGGGCGTTTCGGCCCCCAGGGCGCGCTCGGCGGCGCTGACGGCGCGGTCAACACGGTGACGGTGTTCCGCGACGGCGAGGCGCATGTGCCTGCGCATCTGTCAAAGGAGCAGGACATCGCGATGAAAGCCGGCGACCGCGTTCGCGTCGGCACGCCCGGCGGTGGCGGCTATGGCGACCCGCTTGAGCGTGACCCGGAAAAGGTGCTGCGCGACGTGACGCTCGGCTACTACACGGCCGAGCAAGCCCGAACCCTGTTCGGCGTCGTCATCGACGCCGACGGCATCGACCATGATACAGCGGCACGCTTCAAATAGTCAGCTTTTGCCGGATCGGGCCAGCTTCACGATATCCTCGAATACCGACTGCCAGGTCTCCCGGTCGAGATCGATCAGGTTGAAGGATTTGAGGAAGAACAGCCCTTCGATGGCGAAAAGCGCCAGCCTTGCGTCGCGCCCTTCCGGCGTCGACACATCCAGTCCTTCAAGCCTGCTGTTGTACCATTTGCGCGATTCCGCGACCTGATCGGGACTTTGCAGCAGCGCGGTCATCATCACCGCCGCGCGTGAAACCTCTGCGGCGTCCGGCGGACGGCTCGCCTCGACATGCCCCCGGATCACCGCCCGTGCATCCGGCTTTTCGCCGGCGAAATTCATCACGTCCTCTTCGAATGCATCCCCCCACCGCCGGATCATGGCGGCGATGAGGTTGTCCTTGGACCCGAAGCAGTACTGCACGCCGCCCTTGGTGATGCCCGCCTCCCTCGCCACCGCATCGATGGTCAGGCCGCTCGCTCCCGTGCGGGTGACGACGGCCTCGGCAGCATCCAGCACCTTGTCGCGGTCGATGGTTCTCGGTCGCCCCGCCATAAATTTTTCCTTTCAATTCCATACGCGCGTATTTATATAGCGATCACCCGGCGCCGACACAACGTTGCGCCCCGCATTCCATGGGAACAGACACAATGACTTCCGCCAATCGCTGGCTCGTCCTCGCCATCGTTTCAAGCGCGCTTCTCCTCATCGTCATCGACATGACGGTGCTCTACACCGCCCTGCCCCGCCTGACCCATGATCTCGGCGCAACCGCATCCGAAAAGCTCTGGATCGTCAACGCCTATCCGCTCGTCGTCGCCGGCCTGCTTCCGGGTCTCGGCACGCTGGGCGACCGGCTCGGCCACAAGCGGCTGTTCACGGCCGGACTGGTGGTGTTCGGCTTCGCATCGCTGATCGCAGCCTATTCACCGACGCCGTCGATCCTCATCGCCGCACGCGTGATGCTGGCCGTCGGCGCAGCAATGATGATGCCGGCAACGCTGTCGATCATCCGGCTTACCTTCACCGATGAAAACGAGCGCGCCTTCGCCATCGGCATATGGGCAGCCGTTGCCTCCGGCGGCGCAGCGCTCGGGCCGGTCGTCGGCGGCGTCCTGCTCGAATATTTCTGGTGGGGCTCGGTGTTCCTCATCAACGTGCCCGTCGTCATCGTCGCGCTGGTGCTGGCGCTCGTCCTGCTGCCGAACCGGCCCGGAAAGGCCGACCGGCCGTGGGATCTCATCGGCTCTGTCCAGATCATGGTCGGTCTTGTGGGCGTTGCTTACGCCATCAAGGAAGTCAGCAAGCGGGTGCCGTCGTGGGAAGCGGCTGCCATCGCTGCCGTCATCGGCGTGGTCGCACTCGTGCTGTTCGTCCGGCGGCAACGCGCAAGTGCTGCGCCGCTCATCGACTTCACCCTGTTCCGCAACCGCCGGTTTTCGTCGGGAGTCGCGACCGCGCTTGTCGCGTCCGCGGCGCTGATCGGCGTCGAGCTCGTGTTCAGCCAGCGCCTGCAACTGGTTCTCGGTCTGTCGCCGCTTGAGGCTGGCCTCTTGATCCTGCCGATCCCGCTGGCGGCGTTCCTCGCCGGCCCGCTGACCGGTCTCGCTCTGCCGCGTCTGGGCAACGAAACCGTGCTCTGGTCGTCGCTGGCATTATCCGGTGTCGGCCTCGGCGGCTTCCTCCTGACCTACGATCTGAACCAGATCGTGTGGCTCAGCTTGTTGGCCGTGATGGGTTTCGGCGTCGGCGCAGCCATGACGGCTGCATCCACCTCGATCATGCTCAGCGCGCCCGAAGACCGCGCCGGCATGGCCGCATCGGTGGAAGAGGTCTCGTACGAACTCGGCGGCGCAATGGGCATCGCCCTCATGGGCAGCCTGATGTCGGCGCTCTATACGGCCGCTCTGGTGTTGCCATCCGGCATGGATATCAGCGCCACCGCGCGCGACAGCCTCGACGAAGCGCTCATCGCGGCAGAGAGGCTCGACCCGGCAGCGGCGCAAACGCTGGCCGACCTGGCGCGCGGAGCCTTCGACTACGCCTTCATCAGCGTCGTCGCAGCCGCAGTGGTGATGTTGCTTGGCGCCGCACTCGGCATCCGGATCGCGGCAAGGCGTCCGGTTCGCGAGACGGCGAGCGTCAGCTAAGCTTTGCCAGCAACCGCATCAGCGTCTCGATCTCACGGGCGCTGAGCGGCCCGGTGGTCTCCCGCGTGATCGCATGGGCGAGCGGCAGCAGCGCCTCGACGGCCTGCCGCCCCTCCTCCGTGAGGCTGACGACGATCCGCCTGCGGTCTTCCAGATGGCGCTCGATGCTGACGAAACCGCGCAGCTTCAGCCGGTCGATCACGCCCTTGATGGTCGCTGCGTCCATCGCCACCAGCGTACCGAGCTGGTTCTGCGATGTCGCGCCCACTTCGGCCAGCTTGGCGAGTGCTGCAAACTGCGGCGGCGTCAGCTCGGCGATATGCCGCACGAAAATCGCAATGTGCCGCTGGCTTGCCTTGCGCAGCACGAACCCGATCTGCTCCTCCAGCCGATAGGGCGGCGGCGTGCTCACCGAAGCCCGTCCTCACCCTTCACGTCCCAGGCTTCGAGCCCGCCCATGCGCGAATGGATGCGCCCGCCGCAGGCCATCGCAAGCACGAACAGGATTTCGTCCGGCCTCGGACCATCGGGTGCGCGCACTTCGATCGCGTCGAAATGACTGCGCACATAGGCGGCGTTGGTGTGGCCCAGCGGAACGTCGAGCGCCGAGCCGAACGCGCCAACCTTCATGGCGGACGGAACGATCGCCTTCGAGGCGCCGAGGCGCTCGCGCATGGCGTAGCCGCCCGGCACGTGCCAGAGCGCGCCGTGCTCGATCTCGCCCTCCGTGCCGACGATCGCGCCCTTGCCGTAACCGTCGATGGCAGCGACGTCGCCGCCGAGCGCCTCGACCAGGCGTTCGGTCAGAATTCTTCCGAGTGGCTTGAGATCGTCCATCGCGGATTGCAGTTCCTCGGCATGCCGTCCGGCGAACGGGTTTTTCACCAGCGCCATCGACGCGCCGCGACGGCGTGGCGTTGCCGGCGCAGGGCCGCCATCATGCAGGATTTCCTCGGTGAAGACCGCGATCTTGCGGATGATGAAGTCAGGCATGGGCTTCCTCGATTGTTTTGGTCGGCACAGCGGCAAGAGTGCCCGCAAGGTGGCTCTGGCCATCCAGAAACAGCGCCGCCGAGACGATCAGGCCGCGCGAGACGAATTCCTCAGCGACGACAAGGCCATTTCGCAACGCCTCAGCGACGTCGTTGGAAGACAGCACGCCGACGGCGGTCGTCACCAGCCGGTCGCCCAGATCGCTGTCGGGGGCAAGTTCATGAGCCGGCTTTCGCTCGATCGCGGGATGACCCGGCAGATCGACCGCATTGGCGATCAGCGTCGCTGCCGCATCCGCCGCCGCGGCGTCGCGCGCAAGCACTGTCACCGCATCGGCAATGCCCAGCGAATGGCTGCGCCCGCGCCATCCGCTCGTGGCGACGCCGCGAACGGGATCGGTCGAGCGAATGGTGATGCGGTCGCCCATTCCATGGCCCGTTCCGGCAATCGCCGCCTTCATCTCCGCGCCTTGCGACAGGAACACGGCGATGTCGCCGCCATTGTTGACATAGGCGCGATCGAGGGTTCGTCCCTGGATCATCGCGGCCAGCACCTCGTCGGCGACGGAGCCGGCCACCGCCGCCATGGGCGTGATGAAGCGATCCGCGAGCCGGCAGACCGCCTGCTCCATTCGCCTTGCGGTCGGTCCCTGAAAGGGGCGCTGGCGCATCGCCGCCGGTTTCCGCAATTGCGGAAGCTCAGTCACCAATTCAGTCAGAACGGTATCGAAACGATCCTTGGCTTGCGTATAGGCGGCGGCGCATTCCGCCGGATCGCCGAACGCCTCGATGATGAGATCGATTGGCCCATGATTGAGGTGCAGCCGCCTGCCATCGGTCAGCATGGCGGCTTGGGGACCGTCCATCACCCGCGCTCCCGCCGAAGTTGTTGCGAGAGCGGCCATGGATTGGCATCGGGTGCGGGCTTCGCCTCGCGCGGGTTGAAATACTCGCCGCCTTCGGCAAGCACGTCATCGACGGAGCGGACGGCCGAGGCGTAGCCGCCAAGCTGCTCGTAATGATCGCGGCGAAGCGTGAACTCGATCGGCGCGACGAGCGCCGGCGTCGGGACGTAGCCGAACGCGTTGTCGGGCAGGCGCATGACGTCGACCATCAGCGTGATGCCGCCGCCCGGCCAGACATAGACCGGTGCGCCGCCACAGGTGACATAGGTCTGGAGCCGCTGCACGGATCGTGTGAGGTTGACCGGATTCTCGGTGACGCCCGCGCGCAGGCTGCCGCCCGCGCCGCCCATGAACAGCACGGTGCAGAGCGCCGGCTCGCAATTGTCCTCGATCAGATCGACCGACTTGCGCAGCCGATCCGGGAACG
This portion of the Mesorhizobium sp. CAU 1732 genome encodes:
- a CDS encoding hydantoinase B/oxoprolinase family protein, whose protein sequence is MMTIDAITLSVIEAGLQQICDEMDLAFSRSAFSPIIAEANDRSDGIYSAVDGSLIAQGAGGLPVFVGVMQYSTRTLIEMIANGRCLAPEPGDIYIVNDPYLGGTHLMDVRFAMPVWRDGAIFCWLSNTGHWPDIGGAVPGGFSASATSVEQEGLRLPPVKLFKKGTLDPEIYAIITSNIRVADQRIGDIRAQAAALQVGQDRLFEMLDRYGDDTVTNAIAELRSRAAAQMRAKIATIDDGTYQGVAYVDSDGVVDQPLEIKLSIDKKGDTLIFDFAGSSPPCIGPMNSVLATTYSSVYLAMRHIFPDVPISAGAFEPLQIIQPEGTFLDARYPRPVSGCAAEVSQRIAEAVFSAMVKALPGKVTAAPAGSSGNFGLGGFDPLRGRPFVLYQLSGGGYGGNDDHDGLSNGCSTIGISKSPPVEIMEQGYPILYNHYRLREGSGGAGRLRGGMGLDYEIELLRGEARASFVMDHGRFGPQGALGGADGAVNTVTVFRDGEAHVPAHLSKEQDIAMKAGDRVRVGTPGGGGYGDPLERDPEKVLRDVTLGYYTAEQARTLFGVVIDADGIDHDTAARFK
- a CDS encoding MarR family transcriptional regulator — protein: MSTPPPYRLEEQIGFVLRKASQRHIAIFVRHIAELTPPQFAALAKLAEVGATSQNQLGTLVAMDAATIKGVIDRLKLRGFVSIERHLEDRRRIVVSLTEEGRQAVEALLPLAHAITRETTGPLSAREIETLMRLLAKLS
- a CDS encoding amino acid synthesis family protein, which encodes MPDFIIRKIAVFTEEILHDGGPAPATPRRRGASMALVKNPFAGRHAEELQSAMDDLKPLGRILTERLVEALGGDVAAIDGYGKGAIVGTEGEIEHGALWHVPGGYAMRERLGASKAIVPSAMKVGAFGSALDVPLGHTNAAYVRSHFDAIEVRAPDGPRPDEILFVLAMACGGRIHSRMGGLEAWDVKGEDGLR
- a CDS encoding TetR/AcrR family transcriptional regulator, with protein sequence MAGRPRTIDRDKVLDAAEAVVTRTGASGLTIDAVAREAGITKGGVQYCFGSKDNLIAAMIRRWGDAFEEDVMNFAGEKPDARAVIRGHVEASRPPDAAEVSRAAVMMTALLQSPDQVAESRKWYNSRLEGLDVSTPEGRDARLALFAIEGLFFLKSFNLIDLDRETWQSVFEDIVKLARSGKS
- a CDS encoding MFS transporter, producing the protein MTSANRWLVLAIVSSALLLIVIDMTVLYTALPRLTHDLGATASEKLWIVNAYPLVVAGLLPGLGTLGDRLGHKRLFTAGLVVFGFASLIAAYSPTPSILIAARVMLAVGAAMMMPATLSIIRLTFTDENERAFAIGIWAAVASGGAALGPVVGGVLLEYFWWGSVFLINVPVVIVALVLALVLLPNRPGKADRPWDLIGSVQIMVGLVGVAYAIKEVSKRVPSWEAAAIAAVIGVVALVLFVRRQRASAAPLIDFTLFRNRRFSSGVATALVASAALIGVELVFSQRLQLVLGLSPLEAGLLILPIPLAAFLAGPLTGLALPRLGNETVLWSSLALSGVGLGGFLLTYDLNQIVWLSLLAVMGFGVGAAMTAASTSIMLSAPEDRAGMAASVEEVSYELGGAMGIALMGSLMSALYTAALVLPSGMDISATARDSLDEALIAAERLDPAAAQTLADLARGAFDYAFISVVAAAVVMLLGAALGIRIAARRPVRETASVS
- a CDS encoding UPF0280 family protein codes for the protein MDGPQAAMLTDGRRLHLNHGPIDLIIEAFGDPAECAAAYTQAKDRFDTVLTELVTELPQLRKPAAMRQRPFQGPTARRMEQAVCRLADRFITPMAAVAGSVADEVLAAMIQGRTLDRAYVNNGGDIAVFLSQGAEMKAAIAGTGHGMGDRITIRSTDPVRGVATSGWRGRSHSLGIADAVTVLARDAAAADAAATLIANAVDLPGHPAIERKPAHELAPDSDLGDRLVTTAVGVLSSNDVAEALRNGLVVAEEFVSRGLIVSAALFLDGQSHLAGTLAAVPTKTIEEAHA